A window of Rubricoccus marinus contains these coding sequences:
- a CDS encoding DUF3667 domain-containing protein — protein sequence MTEPILTASPAPCVSCGAVRSGPYCSACGQKERAHRLTLGSVAREALQHLTSLDRGFGRTVVDLVRRPAEVATDYWRGRTVPYAGPGRFFLVAVTLVQVAVFALGLAPEFIGSLADGFNSGRTTGAEIVDHATLVDRLQRFWVVGLAGLVPVMTLWSRTVFRRARRTLAEHAVAHLYFLGVFVLGLGLVMVLGNTAYQFAPATVGYAIETLLLTSAAALYVWSLGRAFGQTWWAGLAGGTTVLVLGLLTYIAGVSLLIVALQRL from the coding sequence ATGACGGAGCCCATTCTGACCGCGTCCCCCGCCCCGTGCGTCTCCTGCGGAGCGGTCCGAAGTGGTCCGTACTGCTCGGCCTGTGGCCAGAAGGAACGCGCGCACCGCCTCACGCTCGGGAGCGTGGCGCGAGAGGCGCTTCAGCATCTCACGTCGCTCGACAGAGGGTTCGGGCGGACAGTGGTGGACCTCGTGCGTCGGCCGGCCGAGGTGGCGACGGATTACTGGCGCGGGCGGACCGTTCCGTATGCGGGGCCGGGTCGGTTCTTTCTTGTGGCTGTGACTCTCGTGCAGGTTGCCGTCTTCGCGCTCGGCCTCGCGCCCGAGTTCATCGGCTCACTCGCCGATGGATTCAACTCGGGCCGAACGACAGGCGCCGAGATCGTGGACCACGCGACGCTCGTGGACCGGCTCCAGCGGTTCTGGGTTGTCGGCCTCGCGGGCCTGGTACCCGTGATGACGCTTTGGAGCCGGACCGTTTTCCGCCGCGCGCGCCGGACGCTTGCGGAGCACGCCGTAGCGCACCTTTACTTCCTGGGCGTGTTCGTGCTGGGGCTCGGGCTCGTGATGGTTCTGGGAAACACCGCGTATCAGTTTGCGCCCGCCACCGTCGGATACGCGATTGAGACACTGCTTCTCACGTCCGCAGCAGCGCTGTACGTGTGGAGCCTGGGCCGAGCGTTCGGCCAGACGTGGTGGGCGGGACTCGCGGGAGGCACAACGGTCCTAGTGCTCGGCCTCCTGACCTACATCGCGGGAGTGAGTCTGCTCATCGTCGCTCTTCAGAGGCTGTAA
- the panC gene encoding pantoate--beta-alanine ligase, translated as MDTITTVAAMQAEADAARCDGRRLALIPTMGALHDGHLALVRHAREQVGPEGHVTVSIFVNPTQFGPGEDFDAYPRTLDADREALLASGAGVDAVFAPEAREMYPFGLPPLATVQVAEMGWYLCGASRPGHFDGVTSVVTRLYLACRPHLAVFGQKDAQQLAILRRMTRELGFGIEVVGHPIVREEDGLALSSRNRYLSPEERRQATVLSRALFAASHAAGQGERSADVLRSAMREQIALAPQARIDYAEIVDADTLLPADTLNPQGASGGRYLAAVAAFVGETRLIDNVTLRVGDSGRGD; from the coding sequence TTGGACACGATCACCACCGTCGCCGCGATGCAGGCGGAAGCCGATGCCGCGCGCTGCGACGGCCGGCGCCTCGCCCTCATCCCCACCATGGGCGCGCTGCACGACGGCCACCTCGCGCTCGTCCGCCACGCCCGCGAACAGGTCGGCCCCGAGGGGCACGTGACCGTCAGCATCTTCGTCAACCCGACGCAGTTCGGCCCCGGCGAGGACTTCGACGCCTACCCCCGCACGCTCGACGCCGACCGCGAGGCGCTGCTCGCCTCTGGCGCAGGCGTCGACGCCGTCTTCGCGCCAGAGGCCCGCGAGATGTACCCCTTCGGCTTGCCGCCTCTGGCGACCGTCCAGGTGGCGGAGATGGGCTGGTACCTGTGCGGCGCGAGCCGCCCGGGGCACTTCGACGGCGTCACCTCGGTCGTGACGCGGCTCTACCTCGCGTGCCGGCCGCACCTCGCCGTTTTCGGCCAGAAGGATGCGCAGCAGCTCGCCATCCTGCGCCGCATGACGCGCGAGCTGGGCTTCGGCATCGAGGTCGTGGGGCATCCCATCGTGCGCGAGGAAGACGGCCTCGCGCTGTCCTCGCGCAACCGCTATCTCTCGCCAGAGGAGCGCAGGCAGGCCACGGTCCTCTCGCGCGCGCTCTTCGCCGCCAGCCACGCTGCCGGACAGGGCGAGCGCTCCGCCGACGTGCTCCGCAGCGCCATGCGCGAGCAGATCGCGCTCGCGCCCCAGGCCCGGATCGACTATGCGGAGATCGTGGATGCCGACACGCTCCTACCCGCAGACACGCTGAACCCGCAAGGGGCCTCTGGCGGGCGGTACCTTGCCGCTGTCGCCGCGTTCGTCGGCGAGACCCGACTCATCGATAACGTCACGCTCCGCGTGGGGGACTCGGGACGTGGGGACTAG
- a CDS encoding YqjF family protein — MSRPFLTARWESLLLLNYAVPPEALLPRVPAGTALDLWRGEALVSVVGFMMRDTRVLGVPVPFHRTFEEVNLRFYVTRTTPEGEVRRAVVFVRELVPKRAIATVARVAYNEPYSAVPMSHAIALTPEAGGSVTYGWRDGGREFALRGVASGAAAQSEPGTESEFITEHYWGYTRQRDGGTLEYQVEHPKWDTWALDEATLTGDTSALYGPEFAGVLAGPPRSAFLAVGSEVAVHKGRRIA, encoded by the coding sequence ATGTCCCGCCCGTTCCTCACCGCCCGCTGGGAGAGCCTGCTGCTGCTCAACTACGCCGTCCCGCCAGAGGCGCTCTTGCCGCGCGTCCCGGCCGGGACCGCGCTTGACCTCTGGCGCGGCGAGGCGCTCGTAAGCGTGGTCGGCTTCATGATGCGTGACACGCGCGTGCTGGGCGTGCCGGTCCCGTTCCACCGCACGTTCGAGGAGGTCAACCTCCGCTTTTACGTGACCCGAACGACGCCAGAGGGCGAGGTGCGCCGCGCGGTCGTGTTCGTGCGCGAGCTGGTGCCCAAGCGCGCCATCGCCACCGTCGCGCGCGTCGCGTACAACGAGCCCTACTCCGCCGTCCCGATGTCGCACGCCATCGCGCTCACGCCAGAGGCGGGCGGCTCGGTGACGTACGGCTGGCGCGACGGCGGCCGGGAGTTCGCGCTACGCGGCGTGGCCTCTGGCGCGGCGGCGCAGAGCGAGCCGGGGACCGAGTCCGAGTTCATCACCGAGCACTACTGGGGCTACACGCGCCAGCGCGATGGCGGCACGCTGGAATACCAGGTGGAGCACCCCAAATGGGACACGTGGGCGCTGGACGAGGCCACGCTCACGGGCGACACGTCGGCGCTCTACGGGCCGGAGTTCGCGGGCGTCCTGGCCGGGCCGCCGCGCTCGGCGTTTCTCGCCGTCGGCAGCGAGGTGGCCGTTCACAAAGGGCGGCGCATCGCCTAG
- a CDS encoding GNAT family N-acetyltransferase produces MHWYDALNTYFPIEEMKSRPHIEALLRERGHVYHVDRDEHHVLLYVEGEEFVFVDYLLVKASARGQGLGAKLLDRLKAKGKTILLEVEPTDYDDTDTVKRQRFYAREGFHHAKRLSYRRRSLATGEVNELEILYWAPDETTTEDDVYRHMKATYEHIHTWRDEEFYGERYQPVDEALTLAGK; encoded by the coding sequence ATGCACTGGTACGACGCCCTCAACACCTATTTCCCCATCGAGGAGATGAAGTCGCGCCCTCACATCGAGGCGCTGCTCCGTGAGCGCGGTCACGTCTACCACGTGGACCGCGACGAGCACCACGTGCTGCTCTATGTCGAAGGCGAGGAGTTCGTGTTCGTGGACTACCTCCTCGTCAAGGCCTCCGCCAGAGGCCAGGGCCTGGGCGCCAAGCTGCTCGACCGGCTCAAGGCGAAGGGCAAGACGATCCTCCTGGAAGTGGAGCCCACCGACTACGACGACACCGATACGGTCAAGCGCCAGCGGTTCTACGCCCGCGAGGGGTTCCACCACGCCAAGCGCCTCTCGTACCGCCGTCGCTCCCTCGCCACCGGCGAGGTCAACGAGCTGGAAATCCTCTACTGGGCGCCGGACGAGACCACGACCGAGGACGACGTGTACCGTCACATGAAGGCCACCTACGAGCACATCCACACGTGGCGCGACGAGGAGTTCTACGGCGAGCGCTACCAGCCCGTGGATGAAGCGTTGACGCTCGCGGGGAAATAG
- a CDS encoding YncE family protein produces the protein MNPRLFLVPALAFVLAGCSGSAPAPSAPATPGAAPSADIDYDALQSLDYERYVRPLLASRDVLAASGASGPAAYDLESVVMAGPSGFVVPFDAAGSLMLRFVRDLPETAEIPFPNLRDLEPDELRYLERWIEAGARGSDGHIPFMDAQHLLFAGEQGQNSLAILDAETLRLVRRVYFDDHGIPSTPYGPHHFVFEPDGSAAYVSLVSAGVVAKVSLDLSVDPSDPAFLLGRTDNSFVTPGMMTLDPSSDRIYVGRSTLSDPRANGFGILNRETMEMESVATPFAVPHALSATPDGRYVITAELSGQADASRALVYDTRTEDITLVTIPTDDRPREFIHFSILGAHHMGGHGGGHSGHSMASYPYTVTLTSRSTNEVLFFTLAEDGTLTMDGTAPAGDGPYHAHANHDGTMLLIPDQRGNTVSILTADTRQPAATVRNAALSQPHSPAPGPDGSRFFVTSSNLTGNWTPPYLFHGADGQPASARAFGNVAAFTPMGELVGVVQLGAYPSGLEPVSLPEKTMDHGGMDHGGMNHDNH, from the coding sequence TTGAACCCCCGCCTCTTCCTCGTCCCCGCGCTCGCCTTCGTCCTTGCCGGATGTAGCGGCAGCGCCCCGGCGCCCTCCGCTCCCGCCACGCCGGGCGCCGCGCCCTCCGCCGACATCGACTACGACGCGCTCCAATCGCTGGACTACGAGCGCTACGTCCGGCCACTCCTCGCCTCTCGCGACGTGCTGGCAGCCTCTGGCGCCAGCGGCCCCGCCGCCTACGACCTCGAAAGCGTCGTCATGGCCGGCCCGAGCGGGTTTGTCGTGCCGTTCGATGCGGCCGGGAGCCTGATGCTCCGGTTCGTCCGCGACCTCCCCGAGACCGCCGAGATCCCGTTCCCCAACCTCCGCGACCTGGAGCCCGACGAGCTCCGCTACCTCGAGCGCTGGATCGAGGCCGGCGCCAGAGGCTCCGACGGGCACATCCCGTTTATGGACGCGCAGCACCTCCTCTTCGCGGGCGAGCAGGGGCAGAACAGCCTCGCCATTCTGGACGCCGAAACGCTCCGGCTCGTCCGGCGTGTGTACTTCGACGACCACGGCATCCCGAGCACGCCCTACGGCCCGCACCACTTCGTCTTCGAGCCCGACGGCAGCGCGGCCTACGTCTCGCTCGTCTCGGCCGGCGTCGTCGCCAAGGTCTCGCTGGACCTTTCGGTGGATCCCTCGGACCCCGCGTTTCTCCTTGGCCGCACCGACAACAGCTTTGTTACGCCGGGCATGATGACGCTGGACCCCTCCAGCGACCGCATCTACGTCGGCCGCTCGACGCTCTCGGACCCGCGCGCAAACGGCTTCGGCATCCTGAACCGCGAGACGATGGAGATGGAGAGCGTCGCGACGCCGTTCGCCGTGCCCCACGCGCTTTCCGCCACGCCAGACGGCCGCTACGTCATTACTGCCGAGCTTTCGGGCCAGGCAGACGCCAGCCGCGCGCTCGTGTATGACACGCGCACGGAGGACATCACCCTCGTCACGATCCCGACCGACGACCGCCCGCGCGAGTTCATCCACTTCAGCATTCTCGGCGCGCACCACATGGGCGGTCACGGCGGCGGTCATTCCGGCCACAGCATGGCGAGCTATCCCTACACGGTCACGCTCACCAGCCGCTCTACCAACGAGGTCCTCTTCTTCACGCTCGCTGAGGACGGCACGCTCACGATGGACGGCACCGCCCCGGCCGGCGACGGTCCGTACCACGCCCACGCCAACCACGACGGCACGATGCTGCTCATCCCCGACCAGCGCGGCAACACCGTCTCCATCCTCACCGCCGACACCCGCCAGCCTGCCGCGACCGTCCGCAACGCGGCGCTTTCGCAGCCTCACAGCCCGGCTCCCGGCCCGGACGGCTCCCGCTTTTTCGTGACCTCCTCCAACCTCACCGGCAACTGGACGCCGCCGTACCTCTTCCACGGCGCCGATGGTCAGCCTGCGAGCGCGCGCGCCTTTGGCAACGTGGCCGCGTTCACGCCCATGGGCGAACTGGTCGGCGTGGTGCAACTCGGCGCGTACCCGTCCGGGCTGGAGCCCGTCTCGCTCCCCGAGAAGACGATGGATCACGGCGGAATGGATCATGGCGGGATGAACCACGACAACCACTAG
- a CDS encoding FAD-dependent oxidoreductase, producing the protein MPADFVRVASVSDLADGEMKQVEAGGTAVLLSRVDGGFHACTAHCPHYGAPLATGVLTGTTVVCPWHHAAFDVCSGALDQPPALDALRTFEVKLDGDDVFVRVPDDADQHGKGIDYRESDGREPDSVETEPSLREGAASGGQTVLIIGGGAAGQAAAEELRRQDYAGRLVMVTPETRAPYDRTKLSKGFLGGGAGPESLPLRDGGFYERLGIEVWTDRTITGINTDTREASFEEGEPLAYSACLICTGGTPRRLPIDGADLEGVHVLRSWEDANSIVEAASGAKRAVVIGTSFIGMEAAAALTERGVEVALVGRDSVPFEGVLGEDLGRTFQNAAEAKGATFHLGADVERIETTFGGDEHGAGARGLGVVLASGERVDGDLVVLGVGVTPATEFLSGHGEFYGEHGALLAASTLALAPGLYAAGDVVEYPEVRLGRRVRIEHWRLAQQHGRHAAQNIARALVSGADSPEDSGEPFTDVPFFWTGQWGISLRYVGHADDWDEAVVDGDLAGKDAAVYYLQDGRAHAAAFVGRDKAAAAFEWLLAEHGAPEASAVREGFDPQEALARG; encoded by the coding sequence ATGCCTGCCGATTTCGTCCGCGTCGCCTCCGTCTCCGACCTCGCCGATGGCGAGATGAAGCAGGTCGAGGCCGGCGGCACCGCCGTTCTCCTCTCGCGCGTGGACGGCGGCTTCCACGCCTGCACGGCGCACTGTCCCCACTACGGCGCGCCTCTGGCGACGGGCGTGCTCACCGGCACGACGGTCGTGTGCCCGTGGCACCACGCCGCCTTCGACGTGTGCAGCGGCGCGCTGGACCAGCCACCAGCGCTGGATGCGCTCCGCACCTTCGAGGTCAAGCTGGACGGCGATGACGTCTTTGTGCGCGTCCCGGACGACGCCGACCAGCACGGCAAAGGCATCGACTACCGCGAGAGCGACGGCCGCGAGCCCGACTCCGTCGAGACGGAGCCGTCGCTACGCGAGGGCGCGGCCTCTGGCGGGCAGACCGTCCTCATCATCGGCGGCGGAGCCGCGGGGCAGGCGGCGGCCGAAGAGTTGCGGAGGCAGGACTACGCCGGGCGCCTCGTGATGGTGACGCCCGAGACGCGCGCGCCGTACGACCGCACCAAGCTCTCCAAAGGCTTCCTGGGTGGAGGCGCCGGACCGGAGTCGCTCCCCCTCCGTGACGGCGGTTTCTACGAGCGCCTCGGCATCGAGGTCTGGACCGACCGCACGATCACGGGCATCAACACGGACACGCGGGAAGCGAGCTTTGAAGAGGGCGAGCCTCTGGCGTACAGCGCGTGCCTGATCTGCACCGGTGGTACACCGCGGCGCCTCCCCATCGACGGCGCGGACCTGGAAGGCGTCCACGTGCTCCGATCGTGGGAAGACGCCAACAGCATCGTCGAGGCGGCCTCTGGCGCCAAGCGGGCCGTCGTGATCGGCACGTCGTTTATCGGCATGGAAGCCGCGGCGGCGCTGACCGAGCGCGGCGTCGAGGTCGCACTCGTGGGGCGCGACAGCGTGCCGTTCGAGGGCGTCCTTGGCGAAGACCTCGGCCGCACGTTCCAGAACGCGGCCGAGGCCAAGGGCGCCACGTTCCACCTCGGCGCCGACGTGGAGCGCATCGAAACCACCTTCGGCGGCGACGAGCACGGAGCCGGCGCCAGAGGCCTCGGTGTCGTCCTCGCCTCTGGCGAGCGCGTTGACGGCGACCTCGTCGTCCTTGGCGTCGGCGTGACGCCCGCGACGGAGTTCCTGAGTGGGCACGGCGAGTTCTACGGGGAGCACGGCGCGCTGCTTGCCGCGAGCACGCTCGCCCTCGCGCCCGGCCTCTACGCCGCTGGCGACGTCGTGGAGTACCCCGAGGTGCGGCTTGGCCGCCGCGTCCGCATCGAGCACTGGCGCCTCGCGCAGCAGCACGGCCGCCACGCCGCGCAGAACATCGCGCGGGCGCTCGTCTCTGGCGCCGACTCGCCCGAGGATTCCGGCGAGCCGTTCACCGATGTCCCCTTTTTCTGGACCGGCCAGTGGGGCATCAGCCTCCGCTACGTCGGCCACGCCGATGATTGGGACGAGGCCGTTGTGGACGGCGACCTCGCGGGCAAGGACGCCGCGGTCTATTACCTCCAAGACGGCCGCGCCCACGCCGCCGCGTTTGTCGGCCGCGATAAAGCCGCTGCCGCGTTCGAGTGGCTCCTCGCCGAGCACGGCGCGCCAGAGGCCAGCGCCGTCCGCGAGGGCTTCGACCCGCAAGAGGCCCTCGCCAGAGGCTGA
- a CDS encoding class II fumarate hydratase — protein sequence MNSEPGTRIETDSLGDVRVPADALYGAQTQRAVDNFPISGIRFPRRFIQAVGTVKAAAARANVSLDLMDGARGQAIADAAEKVRSGELDAQFPLDIFQTGSGTSTNMNANEVIARVAQEASGESVHPNDDVNMGQSSNDVIPTAMHVAARVAMHEELLPALEKLATSLEAKADEFDDVVKSGRTHLMDATPVRLGQEFGGYAAQVRKGIARVEAASEELAELALGGTATGTGINRPLAFPEAAIKEISAMTGIAFREAENHFEAQAAKDGYVAAAGALNTLAVSLMKIANDIRHLSSGPTSGLSEIQLPAIQPGSSIMPGKVNPVMSEAMMMVCARVMGNATTITVGGQHGNFELNVMMPVMAHAMLESIGSLAGACDAFRTRCLDGITADRDRARDLLLKNPSIATALNDEIGYDKASKVAKKAAAEKRSVRDVVLEMGLIPEDRIDEILDVRGMTEPGIPGRDA from the coding sequence ATGAACTCGGAACCCGGAACTAGAATCGAAACCGACTCCCTCGGCGACGTGCGCGTCCCCGCCGACGCCCTCTACGGCGCCCAGACGCAGCGCGCCGTCGACAACTTCCCCATCTCGGGCATCCGCTTCCCGCGCCGCTTTATCCAGGCCGTCGGGACCGTCAAGGCCGCTGCGGCCCGCGCGAACGTGAGCCTGGACCTGATGGACGGCGCCAGAGGCCAGGCCATCGCCGACGCCGCCGAAAAGGTCCGCAGTGGCGAGCTCGACGCGCAGTTCCCGCTCGACATCTTCCAGACAGGCTCGGGGACCAGCACGAACATGAACGCCAACGAGGTCATCGCGCGCGTCGCGCAAGAGGCCTCTGGCGAGAGCGTGCACCCCAACGACGACGTCAACATGGGGCAGTCCTCCAACGACGTCATCCCGACCGCCATGCACGTCGCGGCGCGCGTCGCGATGCACGAGGAGCTTCTGCCCGCGCTGGAGAAGCTGGCGACCTCGCTGGAGGCCAAGGCCGACGAGTTCGATGACGTGGTAAAGTCCGGCCGCACGCACCTCATGGACGCCACGCCGGTCCGGCTGGGCCAGGAGTTCGGCGGCTACGCCGCACAAGTCCGTAAGGGCATCGCGCGCGTCGAGGCGGCGAGCGAGGAGTTGGCCGAGCTAGCGCTTGGCGGCACGGCGACGGGCACGGGCATCAACCGGCCTCTGGCGTTCCCCGAAGCGGCCATCAAAGAGATCAGCGCCATGACCGGGATCGCGTTCCGCGAGGCCGAGAACCACTTCGAGGCGCAAGCGGCCAAGGACGGATACGTGGCCGCGGCCGGCGCGCTCAACACGCTGGCCGTTAGCCTGATGAAGATCGCCAACGACATCCGGCACCTCTCCTCCGGGCCGACGAGCGGCCTTTCGGAGATCCAGCTTCCCGCCATCCAGCCCGGCTCCTCCATCATGCCCGGCAAGGTCAACCCGGTGATGAGCGAGGCCATGATGATGGTCTGCGCGAGGGTGATGGGCAACGCGACCACGATCACCGTCGGAGGCCAGCACGGCAACTTCGAGCTCAACGTGATGATGCCCGTCATGGCGCACGCCATGCTGGAGTCCATCGGCTCGCTCGCCGGCGCCTGCGACGCCTTCCGCACGCGCTGCCTGGACGGCATCACCGCCGACCGCGACCGCGCGCGCGACCTGCTGCTCAAGAACCCCAGCATCGCGACCGCCCTCAACGACGAGATCGGCTACGACAAGGCGAGCAAGGTGGCCAAAAAGGCCGCCGCCGAGAAGCGCTCGGTCCGCGACGTGGTCCTGGAGATGGGCCTCATCCCCGAGGATCGCATCGACGAGATTTTGGACGTGCGCGGCATGACCGAGCCCGGCATCCCCGGACGCGACGCGTAG
- the panD gene encoding aspartate 1-decarboxylase: MTVTLFKGKLHRLTVTEADLYYEGSVTLDRELMEMANILPYERVQIVNVNNGARLETYTIPAEKGTRTCCLNGPAARLCAPGDVVIVMAYADMTPEEAETHQPRVVLVDRDNNPVQTFDLDGASVSNPNMPAVTDAIDVTNMDHSVWAPSWRGGRK; this comes from the coding sequence ATGACCGTCACGCTCTTCAAGGGGAAGCTCCACCGCCTCACCGTCACCGAGGCCGACCTCTACTACGAGGGCTCCGTCACGCTCGACCGCGAGCTGATGGAGATGGCGAACATCCTGCCGTACGAGCGGGTGCAGATCGTCAACGTCAACAACGGCGCGCGCCTGGAGACCTACACCATCCCCGCCGAGAAGGGCACGCGCACGTGCTGCCTTAATGGGCCCGCCGCTCGGCTCTGCGCCCCCGGCGACGTGGTGATTGTGATGGCCTACGCCGACATGACGCCAGAGGAGGCCGAAACGCACCAACCGCGCGTGGTCCTCGTGGACCGTGACAATAACCCGGTGCAGACGTTCGACCTCGACGGCGCCTCGGTCAGCAACCCGAACATGCCCGCCGTGACGGACGCGATCGACGTGACCAACATGGACCACAGCGTTTGGGCCCCCTCCTGGCGCGGCGGCCGGAAGTGA
- a CDS encoding trypsin-like peptidase domain-containing protein encodes MHTDPINEPRPARRKLATGLLVAAAFLGGIFFVASAANLLGLTDLLPGSIAQRVEQTEAIATAEDLGRAFTQVAERVNPAVVQIRATQLIDRSDDPMAGGNPLDFFFQRPPGMSPDAAPDVEREPFARSGLGSGAFIRDDGYIVTNNHVVENASELVVHLFDGRELRAEIVGTDPFSDLAVIKVEGDDFPTIPFGESDEVRVGQWVLAIGSPLDENLSNTVTSGIISSLGRYQGGNNSISNYIQTDAAVNPGNSGGPLVNLRGEIVGINSAIATRTGTFNGISFAIPVDIVRNTAEQLIESGEVERGFLGISFEAATPSLRRAYGAGPGAARVANTSPDGQGREPAKEAGIRTDDLITAVDGVALIDSRQIVSLIANKRPGDRVDLTINRGGKEETVTVRLGVRPENLGGTAPEAPSAPAMPEEEPASMEALGLTIQNPTRAVLQRYRIDADAVEGVVVTDVERNSEAFRDAGIVRGMVITEVNRKPVANREDFEAALASVPPGETFLVRVQRFGGGQSASTLTALTKPG; translated from the coding sequence ATGCATACCGATCCCATCAACGAACCACGTCCGGCCCGGCGGAAGCTGGCGACCGGGCTCCTCGTCGCCGCCGCGTTCTTGGGCGGCATCTTCTTCGTGGCCTCCGCGGCCAACCTGCTCGGCCTCACCGACTTGCTGCCCGGCAGCATCGCGCAGCGCGTGGAGCAGACCGAGGCCATCGCCACGGCCGAGGACCTCGGCCGCGCGTTTACCCAGGTCGCCGAGCGTGTCAACCCCGCCGTTGTCCAGATCCGCGCGACGCAACTCATCGACCGGAGCGATGACCCGATGGCGGGCGGCAACCCGCTCGACTTCTTCTTTCAGCGGCCGCCTGGCATGAGCCCAGACGCCGCGCCCGACGTAGAGCGCGAGCCGTTCGCGCGGAGCGGGCTGGGTTCCGGCGCCTTTATCCGCGACGACGGGTACATCGTGACCAACAACCACGTCGTCGAGAACGCGAGCGAACTCGTGGTGCACCTGTTCGACGGGCGCGAGCTGCGGGCCGAAATCGTCGGCACGGACCCGTTCTCGGACCTCGCCGTCATCAAAGTGGAAGGCGACGACTTCCCGACCATCCCGTTTGGCGAAAGCGACGAAGTGCGCGTCGGTCAGTGGGTGCTCGCAATCGGCAGCCCGCTGGATGAGAACCTCTCCAACACGGTGACGAGCGGCATCATCTCCAGCCTCGGCCGTTACCAGGGCGGCAACAACTCGATCTCGAACTACATCCAGACCGACGCGGCGGTCAACCCGGGCAACTCCGGCGGACCGCTCGTCAACCTCCGCGGCGAGATCGTAGGCATCAACAGCGCCATCGCGACGCGGACGGGCACCTTTAACGGCATCTCGTTCGCGATCCCGGTCGACATCGTGCGCAACACCGCCGAGCAACTCATCGAAAGCGGTGAGGTGGAGCGCGGCTTCCTCGGCATCTCGTTCGAGGCCGCGACGCCCAGCCTCCGCCGCGCGTATGGAGCCGGCCCGGGCGCGGCTCGCGTGGCGAACACCTCTCCAGACGGTCAGGGGCGCGAACCCGCCAAGGAGGCGGGCATCCGTACCGATGACCTCATCACAGCCGTTGACGGCGTGGCGCTGATCGACAGCCGCCAGATCGTCTCGCTGATCGCGAACAAGCGCCCCGGCGACCGCGTGGACCTGACCATCAACCGCGGCGGGAAGGAAGAAACCGTGACCGTCCGCCTCGGCGTGCGCCCCGAGAACCTCGGCGGCACCGCGCCAGAGGCCCCGTCGGCGCCCGCAATGCCGGAGGAGGAGCCCGCGTCCATGGAGGCGCTCGGCCTGACGATCCAGAACCCGACGCGCGCCGTCCTCCAGCGCTACCGCATCGACGCGGACGCCGTGGAAGGCGTGGTGGTGACGGACGTGGAGCGCAACAGCGAGGCGTTCCGGGACGCCGGCATCGTGCGTGGCATGGTTATCACGGAAGTGAACAGGAAGCCGGTCGCCAACCGCGAGGACTTCGAGGCGGCCCTCGCGAGCGTTCCCCCAGGCGAGACGTTCCTCGTGCGCGTGCAGCGCTTCGGCGGCGGCCAGTCCGCGAGCACGCTCACCGCGCTGACCAAGCCTGGCTGA
- a CDS encoding DUF429 domain-containing protein — translation MLLVGLDCATQPKNTGLARATLDGGHLTVHEARTGRSAEDIVGTLATWLAAAPEAVFALDAPLGWPLAMGTVLAAHQAGGSLAPEADQMFNRETDRVVRKMLGKKPLEVGADRIARTALSALGVLNAVGARMPVEMGWTPGVVASRQALEVYPAATLLARGLPTRGYKAAGARDLRADLVDALDAEIEPEARTAALVTDHALDAILCCVAAADYASGDVLTPEAAGVAPERARREGWIWFQKPGP, via the coding sequence ATGCTCCTCGTCGGCCTCGACTGCGCGACGCAGCCCAAGAACACCGGCCTCGCCCGCGCCACGCTGGACGGCGGCCACCTTACCGTTCACGAGGCGCGCACCGGCCGAAGTGCGGAGGACATCGTCGGCACCCTCGCCACCTGGCTCGCGGCCGCGCCAGAGGCCGTCTTTGCGCTCGACGCGCCGCTGGGCTGGCCTCTGGCGATGGGTACGGTCCTCGCGGCGCACCAAGCGGGCGGGTCTCTGGCGCCAGAGGCGGACCAGATGTTCAATCGCGAGACCGACCGCGTCGTGCGGAAGATGCTGGGCAAAAAGCCGCTGGAGGTCGGCGCCGACAGGATCGCGCGGACGGCGCTCTCGGCGCTCGGCGTCCTGAACGCCGTCGGCGCCCGCATGCCCGTCGAGATGGGGTGGACGCCCGGGGTCGTCGCCTCGCGTCAGGCGCTGGAGGTGTACCCCGCCGCCACGCTCCTCGCCAGAGGCCTGCCGACGCGCGGCTACAAAGCCGCTGGCGCGCGCGACCTCCGCGCCGACCTCGTGGACGCGCTCGACGCCGAGATCGAGCCCGAGGCCCGGACGGCCGCGCTCGTCACCGACCACGCGCTCGACGCCATCCTGTGCTGCGTTGCCGCGGCGGACTACGCCTCTGGCGACGTGCTCACGCCAGAGGCCGCCGGCGTGGCGCCCGAGCGGGCGCGGCGTGAGGGCTGGATCTGGTTCCAGAAGCCCGGCCCCTGA